Proteins encoded within one genomic window of Apis mellifera strain DH4 linkage group LG1, Amel_HAv3.1, whole genome shotgun sequence:
- the LOC727399 gene encoding protein numb isoform X2: protein MGNHPSAHQPLERATNHAGNGLRLSKRERSPGKRMDRLRRSFRDSFRRRKDPHVPESSKPHQWQADETAVRSATCAFHVKYLGCVEVFESRGMQVCEEALKVLRNSRRRPVRAVLHVSGDGLRVVEDETKGLIVDQTIEKVSFCAPDRNHEKGFSYICRDGTTRRWMCHGFLALKESGERLSHAVGCAFAACLERKQRRDKECGVTMTFDSKTSTFTRSGSFRQPSLTERLQDSRERAVDVPPIKQVYNPFAIERPHATPSMLERQGSFRGFTQLNQASPFKRQLSLRINDLPSNLERTRSHSLEPTDLSRMPSAMSHIVPLKPPVSPIPEISPGGQDSVSAMCQQLSQGLSLLSRTDDFGPISTQSSTSSVAKQLFTTANNTPPVTSSNSLDELKLQNGPSLNNNNNNNNNDKNDDLSNLNHVGPSWQEAPSPVLASNHRLTPILNKTSNLSPILPRTNAPTPIVMSTPAPNTTVSVFGTSASPAFSTASTSSLGNAPTPAMNRSPIPVTSVMTPKTSSPTTSMASVSPALSGKISNDVSQINQTSVANTVTTPAVQSVSTTAALPKPEQWLGSITSSVPPSVQSPAQGQISPRRAPPLHARALSLGSAAMNQATRTGPSDPFDAEWAEIAARNLRQSSTTNPFIMPNATQAFQVQL, encoded by the exons ATGGGAAACCACCCGTCCGCCCACCAACCGCTCGAGAGAGCTACCAACCATGCTGGAAATGGTCTTCGCCTCTCG aaGCGAGAGAGGTCACCGGGAAAAAGAATGGACCGACTTCGACGAAGTTTTCGCGATAGCTTTCGACGGCGGAAAGATCCTCATGTACCGGAATCGAGTAAACCGCATCAATGGCAAGCGGACGAAACGGCTGTCCGCTCGGCCACATGTGCTTTCCATGTTAAG TACCTGGGATGTGTCGAGGTGTTCGAATCAAGGGGTATGCAAGTGTGCGAGGAAGCTCTAAAAGTACTTAGG AACTCGAGGAGGCGGCCGGTACGCGCGGTGCTGCACGTATCGGGAGACGGTTTGCGGGTGGTTGAAGATGAGACAAAAGGGCTGATCGTCGATCAGACGATAGAGAAAGTTTCCTTTTGTGCACCGGATCGAAATCACGAGAAAGGGTTCAGTTACATCTGTAGAGACGGCACGACCAGACGGTGGATGTGCCATGGATTTTTGGCATTGAAAGAATCG GGAGAACGTTTGAGTCATGCAGTGGGATGTGCTTTTGCTGCGTGTCTGGAAAGAAAGCAACGAAGGGACAAGGAATGCGGTGTCACGATgacgttcgattcgaaaactTCAACCTTCACGAGGAGCGGCAGTTTCAGGCAGCCATCTTTAACCGAGCGATTGCAGGATTCGCGCGAACGCGCCGTAG atgtACCACCTATAAAGCAAGTCTACAATCCTTTTGCGATAGAGAGACCACACGCCACCCCGTCGATGCTCGAAAGACAAGGTTCCTTCCGGGGTTTCACTCAATTGAACCAAGCATCACCGTTCAAAAGGCAGCTTAGTTTACGGATTAACGATCTTCCTAGCAATCTTGAACGCACACGTAGCCATAGCCTTGAACCGACGGATTTGTCACGGATGCCATCTGCTATGTCTCACATCGTACCTCTCAAGCCACCAG TTAGTCCAATACCAGAAATATCACCCGGGGGTCAAGATAGCGTTTCAGCGATGTGTCAGCAACTTTCACAAGggctttctcttctttcgaggACCGACGACTTCGGACCAATCTCTACGCAAAGCAGTACAAGCTCTGTGGCTAAACAGCTCTTCACCACCGCTAATAATACTCCACCAG TGACAAGCAGCAACTCGTTGGACGAATTGAAGCTGCAAAATGGTCCAAGTttgaacaacaacaacaacaacaacaataacgaCAAGAACGACGATCTCAGTAATTTGAATCACGTTGGACCCAGCTGGCAGGAAGCTCCGTCACCTGTTCTGGCTTCTAATCACAGGCTTACACCAATCTTGAATAAAACCAGCAATCTCAGTCCCATCCTTCCAAGAACGAACGCGCCTACACCGATAGTTATGAGCACCCCCGCGCCCAACACCACTGTCAGCGTGTTTGGAACATCGGCCAGTCCAGCCTTTAGCACAGCGTCCACGTCCTCCTTAGGAAACGCGCCCACACCGGCTATGAACAGGTCGCCGATACCAGTGACTTCAGTGATGACTCCCAAGACCAGCTCACCGACCACCAGTATGGCATCCGTGTCACCGGCTCTATCTGGAAAGATTTCTAATGATGTTAGTCAAATTAATCAAACCTCGGTGGCCAATACTGTCACTACACCAGCG GTCCAATCAGTTTCAACAACAGCCGCATTGCCAAAGCCGGAGCAATGGCTGGGCAGTATAACCAGCTCGGTACCACCTTCAGTGCAATCACCTGCGCAAGGACAAATAAGTCCTCGACGGGCACCACCTCTTCACGCGAGGGCGCTCTCCCTCGGTTCAGCCGCCATGAATCAGGCGACTAGAACCGGTCCTTCGGATCCATTCGACGCGGAATGGGCAGAAATAGCGGCTAGGAATCTGCGACAATCGAGCACCACAAACCCGTTCATAATGCCAAACGCGACCCAAGCATTCCAGGTGCAGTTGTAG
- the LOC727399 gene encoding protein numb isoform X3, which yields MDRLRRSFRDSFRRRKDPHVPESSKPHQWQADETAVRSATCAFHVKYLGCVEVFESRGMQVCEEALKVLRNSRRRPVRAVLHVSGDGLRVVEDETKGLIVDQTIEKVSFCAPDRNHEKGFSYICRDGTTRRWMCHGFLALKESGERLSHAVGCAFAACLERKQRRDKECGVTMTFDSKTSTFTRSGSFRQPSLTERLQDSRERAVDVPPIKQVYNPFAIERPHATPSMLERQGSFRGFTQLNQASPFKRQLSLRINDLPSNLERTRSHSLEPTDLSRMPSAMSHIVPLKPPEFEGYDEVSPIPEISPGGQDSVSAMCQQLSQGLSLLSRTDDFGPISTQSSTSSVAKQLFTTANNTPPVTSSNSLDELKLQNGPSLNNNNNNNNNDKNDDLSNLNHVGPSWQEAPSPVLASNHRLTPILNKTSNLSPILPRTNAPTPIVMSTPAPNTTVSVFGTSASPAFSTASTSSLGNAPTPAMNRSPIPVTSVMTPKTSSPTTSMASVSPALSGKISNDVSQINQTSVANTVTTPAVQSVSTTAALPKPEQWLGSITSSVPPSVQSPAQGQISPRRAPPLHARALSLGSAAMNQATRTGPSDPFDAEWAEIAARNLRQSSTTNPFIMPNATQAFQVQL from the exons ATGGACCGACTTCGACGAAGTTTTCGCGATAGCTTTCGACGGCGGAAAGATCCTCATGTACCGGAATCGAGTAAACCGCATCAATGGCAAGCGGACGAAACGGCTGTCCGCTCGGCCACATGTGCTTTCCATGTTAAG TACCTGGGATGTGTCGAGGTGTTCGAATCAAGGGGTATGCAAGTGTGCGAGGAAGCTCTAAAAGTACTTAGG AACTCGAGGAGGCGGCCGGTACGCGCGGTGCTGCACGTATCGGGAGACGGTTTGCGGGTGGTTGAAGATGAGACAAAAGGGCTGATCGTCGATCAGACGATAGAGAAAGTTTCCTTTTGTGCACCGGATCGAAATCACGAGAAAGGGTTCAGTTACATCTGTAGAGACGGCACGACCAGACGGTGGATGTGCCATGGATTTTTGGCATTGAAAGAATCG GGAGAACGTTTGAGTCATGCAGTGGGATGTGCTTTTGCTGCGTGTCTGGAAAGAAAGCAACGAAGGGACAAGGAATGCGGTGTCACGATgacgttcgattcgaaaactTCAACCTTCACGAGGAGCGGCAGTTTCAGGCAGCCATCTTTAACCGAGCGATTGCAGGATTCGCGCGAACGCGCCGTAG atgtACCACCTATAAAGCAAGTCTACAATCCTTTTGCGATAGAGAGACCACACGCCACCCCGTCGATGCTCGAAAGACAAGGTTCCTTCCGGGGTTTCACTCAATTGAACCAAGCATCACCGTTCAAAAGGCAGCTTAGTTTACGGATTAACGATCTTCCTAGCAATCTTGAACGCACACGTAGCCATAGCCTTGAACCGACGGATTTGTCACGGATGCCATCTGCTATGTCTCACATCGTACCTCTCAAGCCACCAG AATTCGAAGGATATGACGAAG TTAGTCCAATACCAGAAATATCACCCGGGGGTCAAGATAGCGTTTCAGCGATGTGTCAGCAACTTTCACAAGggctttctcttctttcgaggACCGACGACTTCGGACCAATCTCTACGCAAAGCAGTACAAGCTCTGTGGCTAAACAGCTCTTCACCACCGCTAATAATACTCCACCAG TGACAAGCAGCAACTCGTTGGACGAATTGAAGCTGCAAAATGGTCCAAGTttgaacaacaacaacaacaacaacaataacgaCAAGAACGACGATCTCAGTAATTTGAATCACGTTGGACCCAGCTGGCAGGAAGCTCCGTCACCTGTTCTGGCTTCTAATCACAGGCTTACACCAATCTTGAATAAAACCAGCAATCTCAGTCCCATCCTTCCAAGAACGAACGCGCCTACACCGATAGTTATGAGCACCCCCGCGCCCAACACCACTGTCAGCGTGTTTGGAACATCGGCCAGTCCAGCCTTTAGCACAGCGTCCACGTCCTCCTTAGGAAACGCGCCCACACCGGCTATGAACAGGTCGCCGATACCAGTGACTTCAGTGATGACTCCCAAGACCAGCTCACCGACCACCAGTATGGCATCCGTGTCACCGGCTCTATCTGGAAAGATTTCTAATGATGTTAGTCAAATTAATCAAACCTCGGTGGCCAATACTGTCACTACACCAGCG GTCCAATCAGTTTCAACAACAGCCGCATTGCCAAAGCCGGAGCAATGGCTGGGCAGTATAACCAGCTCGGTACCACCTTCAGTGCAATCACCTGCGCAAGGACAAATAAGTCCTCGACGGGCACCACCTCTTCACGCGAGGGCGCTCTCCCTCGGTTCAGCCGCCATGAATCAGGCGACTAGAACCGGTCCTTCGGATCCATTCGACGCGGAATGGGCAGAAATAGCGGCTAGGAATCTGCGACAATCGAGCACCACAAACCCGTTCATAATGCCAAACGCGACCCAAGCATTCCAGGTGCAGTTGTAG
- the LOC107965102 gene encoding late cornified envelope-like proline-rich protein 1 produces MSSYENTKPSTLPPRCYHCKPPPFYCPKYGCPPPQQYPPSKYFCPSPCPPFICRPRPEPPPKPPTLYIVNCLPPPDPPTPKCTPPKLVPPPSCVRYCITDICGKSCYCPRYFSDPPCTKCC; encoded by the exons atgtcttCTTACGAAAACACGAAGCCTAGCACACTACCTCCACGATGTTATCATTGCAAACCTCCACCATTTTATTGCCCGAAATATGGCTGTCCACCCCCGCAACAATATCCaccttcgaaatatttttgtccTTCTCCATGTCCACCTTTT atATGCAGGCCACGACCAGAACCTCCACCGAAACCACCAACTCTGTACATAGTAAATTGTTTACCACCTCCTGATCCACCGACTCCTAAATGCACACCACCAAAGTTAGTTCCACCGCCATCATGCGTACGTTATTGTATCACTGATATATGTGGAAAATCGTGCTATTGTCCTCGCTACTTTTCTGATCCTCCGTGCACGAAATGTTGTTGA
- the LOC727399 gene encoding protein numb isoform X1: MGNHPSAHQPLERATNHAGNGLRLSKRERSPGKRMDRLRRSFRDSFRRRKDPHVPESSKPHQWQADETAVRSATCAFHVKYLGCVEVFESRGMQVCEEALKVLRNSRRRPVRAVLHVSGDGLRVVEDETKGLIVDQTIEKVSFCAPDRNHEKGFSYICRDGTTRRWMCHGFLALKESGERLSHAVGCAFAACLERKQRRDKECGVTMTFDSKTSTFTRSGSFRQPSLTERLQDSRERAVDVPPIKQVYNPFAIERPHATPSMLERQGSFRGFTQLNQASPFKRQLSLRINDLPSNLERTRSHSLEPTDLSRMPSAMSHIVPLKPPEFEGYDEVSPIPEISPGGQDSVSAMCQQLSQGLSLLSRTDDFGPISTQSSTSSVAKQLFTTANNTPPVTSSNSLDELKLQNGPSLNNNNNNNNNDKNDDLSNLNHVGPSWQEAPSPVLASNHRLTPILNKTSNLSPILPRTNAPTPIVMSTPAPNTTVSVFGTSASPAFSTASTSSLGNAPTPAMNRSPIPVTSVMTPKTSSPTTSMASVSPALSGKISNDVSQINQTSVANTVTTPAVQSVSTTAALPKPEQWLGSITSSVPPSVQSPAQGQISPRRAPPLHARALSLGSAAMNQATRTGPSDPFDAEWAEIAARNLRQSSTTNPFIMPNATQAFQVQL, encoded by the exons ATGGGAAACCACCCGTCCGCCCACCAACCGCTCGAGAGAGCTACCAACCATGCTGGAAATGGTCTTCGCCTCTCG aaGCGAGAGAGGTCACCGGGAAAAAGAATGGACCGACTTCGACGAAGTTTTCGCGATAGCTTTCGACGGCGGAAAGATCCTCATGTACCGGAATCGAGTAAACCGCATCAATGGCAAGCGGACGAAACGGCTGTCCGCTCGGCCACATGTGCTTTCCATGTTAAG TACCTGGGATGTGTCGAGGTGTTCGAATCAAGGGGTATGCAAGTGTGCGAGGAAGCTCTAAAAGTACTTAGG AACTCGAGGAGGCGGCCGGTACGCGCGGTGCTGCACGTATCGGGAGACGGTTTGCGGGTGGTTGAAGATGAGACAAAAGGGCTGATCGTCGATCAGACGATAGAGAAAGTTTCCTTTTGTGCACCGGATCGAAATCACGAGAAAGGGTTCAGTTACATCTGTAGAGACGGCACGACCAGACGGTGGATGTGCCATGGATTTTTGGCATTGAAAGAATCG GGAGAACGTTTGAGTCATGCAGTGGGATGTGCTTTTGCTGCGTGTCTGGAAAGAAAGCAACGAAGGGACAAGGAATGCGGTGTCACGATgacgttcgattcgaaaactTCAACCTTCACGAGGAGCGGCAGTTTCAGGCAGCCATCTTTAACCGAGCGATTGCAGGATTCGCGCGAACGCGCCGTAG atgtACCACCTATAAAGCAAGTCTACAATCCTTTTGCGATAGAGAGACCACACGCCACCCCGTCGATGCTCGAAAGACAAGGTTCCTTCCGGGGTTTCACTCAATTGAACCAAGCATCACCGTTCAAAAGGCAGCTTAGTTTACGGATTAACGATCTTCCTAGCAATCTTGAACGCACACGTAGCCATAGCCTTGAACCGACGGATTTGTCACGGATGCCATCTGCTATGTCTCACATCGTACCTCTCAAGCCACCAG AATTCGAAGGATATGACGAAG TTAGTCCAATACCAGAAATATCACCCGGGGGTCAAGATAGCGTTTCAGCGATGTGTCAGCAACTTTCACAAGggctttctcttctttcgaggACCGACGACTTCGGACCAATCTCTACGCAAAGCAGTACAAGCTCTGTGGCTAAACAGCTCTTCACCACCGCTAATAATACTCCACCAG TGACAAGCAGCAACTCGTTGGACGAATTGAAGCTGCAAAATGGTCCAAGTttgaacaacaacaacaacaacaacaataacgaCAAGAACGACGATCTCAGTAATTTGAATCACGTTGGACCCAGCTGGCAGGAAGCTCCGTCACCTGTTCTGGCTTCTAATCACAGGCTTACACCAATCTTGAATAAAACCAGCAATCTCAGTCCCATCCTTCCAAGAACGAACGCGCCTACACCGATAGTTATGAGCACCCCCGCGCCCAACACCACTGTCAGCGTGTTTGGAACATCGGCCAGTCCAGCCTTTAGCACAGCGTCCACGTCCTCCTTAGGAAACGCGCCCACACCGGCTATGAACAGGTCGCCGATACCAGTGACTTCAGTGATGACTCCCAAGACCAGCTCACCGACCACCAGTATGGCATCCGTGTCACCGGCTCTATCTGGAAAGATTTCTAATGATGTTAGTCAAATTAATCAAACCTCGGTGGCCAATACTGTCACTACACCAGCG GTCCAATCAGTTTCAACAACAGCCGCATTGCCAAAGCCGGAGCAATGGCTGGGCAGTATAACCAGCTCGGTACCACCTTCAGTGCAATCACCTGCGCAAGGACAAATAAGTCCTCGACGGGCACCACCTCTTCACGCGAGGGCGCTCTCCCTCGGTTCAGCCGCCATGAATCAGGCGACTAGAACCGGTCCTTCGGATCCATTCGACGCGGAATGGGCAGAAATAGCGGCTAGGAATCTGCGACAATCGAGCACCACAAACCCGTTCATAATGCCAAACGCGACCCAAGCATTCCAGGTGCAGTTGTAG